GTTTCTACGGCGGTGTGACGGACACGATCCTGATGCGCATCGTGGACGTGATCTACACGATCCCGCAGGTGCTCCTGGTGATGCTGTTCGTCAATGCCCGAGGCGCCAGCCTGATCAACATCATCCTGGGCATTGGCCTGATCGGATGGACGACGGAAGCGCGGTTGATCCGCGCGCAGTTCCTCACGTTGCGCGAGCAGGAATATGTGAAAGCGTCCAGAGTGGCCGGGGCCAGCGGCCCGTACATCATCATGCGCCACCTTCTGCCGAACAGTCTTACTCCCATCATCGTGGCAGCGACCTTTGGCATTCCCACCGCGATCTTCATCGAGGCGGCGCTCAGTTTTGTCGGAGTCGGAATTCAGCCGCCACAGGCATCCTGGGGCCAAATGGTGGGAGCAGCCAGCACTCCCGCGGACATCATTAGCGATCCGCACATGCTGATCTTCCCGGTGATCGCCATCGGATTGGTGATGCTCGGATTCACCTTCCTCGGAGACGGTTTGCGTGATGCGCTCGACCCGAAGGGCAATGACTAGGTACCCGCTGGCGCACGCCAGCACCCCGTTCCGTGTCGCACTTTGCGAAGCAGGATCCCAATGGCAGTAGCCCAGACGCAATCGCAATCGACCACGACCCCCCAGCCGGGTGGCGCTCCGGTTCTGGAGGTGCGCAATCTCCAGACCCACTTCTTTACGAGAAACGGTGTGGTCTCGGCGGTGGACGATGTTTCCTTCAGCGTTGGCGCTGGGGAGACGCTCGGGATCGTGGGCGAATCTGGGTGCGGCAAGAGCGTAACGTCGCTAAGCATCATGCGGTTGATTCCCAGCCCTCCCGGCAAGATCGTGGGTGGTCAGATCATCCTGCGGGTGGGGGACACCGAAAAGGATCTCGTGAAGCTCGACGATGGCGCCTTGCGCAAAGTGCGCGGCAATGACATCGCCATGATCTTCCAGGACCCGATGACCTCGCTGAACCCTGTCTACACGGTGGGGAACCAGCTCTGCGAGCCATTGATGCTCCATCTCGGGCTGAGCAAGAAAGACGCCGAGGCTCGTGCTATCGACTTGCTTCGCCGTGTTGGTATCCCGGGTGCGGAAGATCGCTACCATGCCTACCCGCACCAGTTCTCGGGGGGAATGCGGCAACGCGTCATGATCGCCATGGCGCTTGCCTGCAATCCGAAAGTCCTCATTGCCGACGAGCCCACCACCGCGCTCGATGTGACCATTCAGGCGCAGATTCTCGATCTGATGGTGGGTCTGAACAAGGACTTCGGAACCGCGATCATTTTGATCACCCACGACCTTGGCGTGGTGGCGGAGGTTTGCCAGCGAGTCTGTGTGATGTATGCCGGAAAGGTGGTCGAGGAAGCGAGCGCGCACGATCTCTTCTCCGCTCCACAGCATCCCTACACTGTCGGCCTGCTCTCTTCGATCCCCACGCTTGGCGACCATGTCAAAGACCGGCTGGTTCCCATCGGCGGCTTGCCGCCCGATTTGCTCAATCCTCCGACCGGGTGTCGTTTCGCTCCGCGCTGCTCGCGCAGGCAGGCGAAATGCGCGGAGCCGCCGCCATTGTCGACCGTTGGCAAAAATCGGCGCGCTGCGTGCTGGTTCCCGGGTCCGTCGAATGAAGCGGCTCGTCCGCTCGAGGATGTATCGGCTTCATGACGGCAAACCAAGTGGAATCGACCGTGACTGAACAGAATCCTCCAGCCGCCGATCAGGATCTGATTCTCCAGCTCACCAATGTCAAGAAGCACTTCAACATTGGCGGCGGGTTCTTGCGTGGCCGGCCACTGGTGATCCATGCCGTCGACGATGTCTCGTTCTCCATCAAGCGGGGCGAGACGCTTGGACTGGTCGGTGAATCTGGCTGCGGCAAGACCACGTTGGGCCAGACGATTGTGCGGCTGTATGAACCGACCGCTGGCTCGATCGTTTTCCGCGGGCAGGAAATCGGCAAACTGGGCGCCAAGCAGATGCGGCCGCACCGGCGCTATTTGCAGATGATCTTTCAGGATCCGTCGGCTTCACTCGATCCCCGCATGACAGTCTCGTCGGTGATCTCCGAACCGTTGAATGTCGCCGGTTGGGGATCGAAGAAGGACCGGCAAGATCGGGTGCGCGAGCTCCTGAAAGAGGTCGGGCTCAATTCGTATTTTGCCAATCGCTATCCGCACGAATTCTCCGGCGGACAGCGGCAGCGCATCGGCATCGCGCGCGCGCTCGCCTTGAGCCCGGAGTTGGTGGTCTGCGACGAGCCGGTTTCCGCGCTCGACGTGTCTATCCAGGCGCAGGTGCTCAACCTGATGAAGCAGCTGCAGGACCAGTACAACCTCACCTACCTCTTCATCGCGCACAACCTGGCAGTCGTTGCCCACATTGCCGATCGGATCGGGGTCATGTACCTCGGCAAGCTCGTGGAAATCGGCGATGCACGGACGATTACCGAAAACCCGAAACATCCCTACACCAAGGCGCTCATTTCCGCGATTCCGATTGCAGCGCCTGGCCGAACGCGAGATCGAATCATTCTGCAGGGCGATGTTCCGAGCCCGGCGAATCCTCCGCGAGGATGCCGGTTTCATCCACGTTGCCCGATTGCGCAACCAAACTGTTCCGTTCAAGAACCGTTGCTCGAAGAAAAGGAGGTCAACCATTTCGTGGCGTGTCACTACGCATAGACTGCGAAACGCACGTTGGTGGCGAGTCGATGCACCGGATTTTGTCCACGGGTTCGGAGTTTTGCTAGAATCGCCCACCTAGGGTCAGAAACGATAGGCGTGGTCTTACTGATTTTCGTTGGCGGCGAGTGTGCCGTCAGCGGGCAGGGTAAATTCAGGAGGATTCCCGGATGACCGAACACTCTCAGCTCGATGCGCAGCTTTCCCAAATTCGGGAGAGTGTGCTGAGCGGCAAGATGAGCCGACGCGCCGCGCTCAAAGCGGCGGGCGCCGCTGCGGCTGTCGCCACCTTTGCCGCCAAGGGCATTTCGAACGTGAGCGCGCAGGACGAAGTCGTCCAGACGTTCTACCAGCGCGGCTACACCTCGAATCCAACCTCGTTCGACTTCAACGCCAACTTGTATTGCAACGGTGACACGAATGCATTCGAGGGCGTGCTGACGTTCGATGCCGACTTGAACCCGGCTCCCGGTTGGGCCGAGACCTGGGAGTCCAATGAGGACGCCTCGGTCTGGACGTTCCACATCCGACCCGACAATACAGGTTGGTCGGATGGATCTCCGGTGACCGCTCACGACTACGTCTATTCGTGGGGACGCCAGCTCTTGCCCGAGACGGCGGCGCCGTATGCAAGCTTCTTCTTCGACGTGAAGAATGCCGAGGCGCTGAACACCGGCGCAGACGGTGTGACGGTCGACGATCTTGGCCTGAAGGCCATCGATGACTGGACCCTGGAAGTTACCTGCGAGGGCCCGCGCGGTGGTTTCCCCCTGAAGACCGCCTATGCAGCTGCGTGGCCGGCGCCCAAGTGGGCCGTCGAAGAGCATGGTGAACTCGAATGGGCGCTGGGCAACGTTCCGTTGGTGTCCAACGGTCCGTTCAACCTGGTGGAGTTGGTTCCTGATGTCAAGTGGACCATGGAGCGCAACGAAGGCTTCTGGGACGCCGAAAACATCAGTATTGACACATACACCTCCCCGATCTATCCGAGCGCAAACCAGATGCTGCTCTTCGAGAGCGGTTCGGGCGACCAGCAGCTGGACTGGGCCATCCTCCCAGGCGCGGATTACCTGCGCTATCTCGAGGACCCCGAGCTTGCGCCGACCATGAACCCGTACGTGTTCCCCGGCATCTGGATGATGCTGCCCTCGAACGGGCAAGCACCGTTCGACAATCCGGCAGTGCTCAAGGCGTTGTCTCATGCCATCGACCGCGATCGCCTCGTGACCGTGACCAACGGTCTTGTGGCGCCGGCGTATTGCATGGTGCCGCAGGGCGTCTTCGGATTCCTCGACGATCCGTCGCTTCTTGGGCTGCAGGGGTACGATCCTGAGCTGGCCATGGCCTCGCTCGTCGGCACCGATTTCGAGGGTGGTCAGAACTGGCCCGAAATCACCATGTGGATGCGTGCTGAGGAAGAGCAGTACAACGCGGACATCATGGCGAACGACATCGTCGATCAGCTCAAGCAGAACCTGGGGATGGACGTTTCGATCCAGCCGGTTCCGCAGTCGAACTTCTCCGAGCAGCTCTTCGAGAACAAGTGGCAGCTCGTCTTCATCCGCTGGTGGTACGACTATCCGGATCCCGACAACGGCTACGGCGACATGTTCTTCAGCCGCAAGGCGTCCGGCAAGCGGCAGGCGTGGTCGAATGACGCCTTCGATGACCTGGTCATCCAGGGCAAGGAAGCGCCGACACCCGAAGACCGGCTTGCGGTCTATCTTCAGGCCGAGACGATCATCCAGGAAGAAGTTGGCTACATGCCGCTGGTCTTCCGCCTGGACCAGAACGTCTTCAAGCCATGGGTCCAGAACGTCTCTGTCAACTCGTACGGCCAGAAGGTGCCGGATGGCAACATCTACGTCAACATGCTTCGCAGCGTGACGACCGACACCCGCCCGGCCGAGTAGGCGCATATCGCACAGATAGCACGGCTATCGAGACGCCGGGATGGCAAACCGCCATCCCGGCGTTCTTTTCTGTACGCTTCGGGTTTCGGCCACCTCGGGCCGAGCGAGAGCGAATCTGGCAAGGACGCCAGCTATCAGGAGCACCAGCATGGCCCCCAATCATCCAACCTACCTCTGGTACAACGGCGCAATCACTCCCTGGGACGAGGCCACGGTGCACGTCTCGGAAATGGGTTGGTCGAGTATTGGGGCCGTGTTCGAAGGAATCCGGGGATACTGGAACGACGACCAACAGGAACTGCATATCTATCGCTTGCGCGAGCATCTCGAACGCCTGGCGCGATCGATGAAACTCGTGCACCTCGATCTCGAGTACTCGATCGATGAGTTGATCGATGCCATCACGGAGCTGGTCCGCCTGAACGAGCACCGGCAGGACACCTACATCTTCCCGCTCGCCTACACGGCCGACACCTACTTCACGCGTTATGACAGCATGGACGTGAAGACGGCGTTGCAGATCCTGACTCGGCCAATGCCATCGCATCTGGGCAGCGGCAAGGCTATGCACGCCAAGGTCAGTTCATGGCGACGCATTTCGGAAGACGTCATGCCGCCGCGCATCAAGAACATCTCCAACTACCGAAACGGCCAGATTGCCCGTCAGGAAGTTGCCCAGGACGGTTACGACACTGCCATCATTCTCAATGCCCAGGGAAAGGTCTCGGAAGCTCCTGGCGCCTGCGTCATGTTCGTCCGGGATGGCAAGCTGATTACTCCAGATTTGACCTCGGGTATTCTCGAGAGCATCACGCGGGATGCGCTGATCATCCTGGCGCGGGAAGTCCTTGGCATGCCAGTGGAAGAACGTGTGGTCGATCGGACCGAACTCTATGTGGCTGATGAGGTCTTCCTTTGCGGCACCGCCGCGGAAATCTCCCCGATTGTCAGCGTCGATCGATTCACGGTCGGCAATGGCGAGATCGGACCGGTCACGCGCCAACTCGAGCAAGCGTTCGAAGCGACGTTGCGCGGCACCGAATCGAACTACGAGCACTGGCGCACCCAGGCGGGTTACGCATCCCGCGTTCCGGCGTAGCTCGAGAGATTTCTGTTTCCGAGATCGGCCGGCTCCGTTCCTGGAGCCGGCGTTTCTTCTGTCATGCGTGGTGATGAGGCTCGTCGTCCGGGTTGGAGGCGGTGCCGCAAATTGCGTCGACCTCGATCTCGATGAGCATGTCAGGTGAGATCAGCGCCGCCACCGCCACAAGTGTGCCGGCAGGGCGGACAGCACCAAAGTACTCACCCAGAAGCGGAACGACCTTCGCGCTGTCGTCGATGTTGGTCAGGTAGACGCGATAGCGGACGACATCGCCGATCGAGGCTCCCGCTTCGTGCAG
The genomic region above belongs to Thermomicrobiales bacterium and contains:
- a CDS encoding ABC transporter permease, whose translation is MSRASEHSFDTPTPVILGDGQDVNPALGAADSISAEQAAEAGSLAALGASGEEWTRPHSNLWADAFRRLIRNRLALIGLIIVTVFVLIALLAPILAPYGQSEVVDVRLTRFAPSWNWPMGLDKNGRDIFSRLMWGARVSLIVGLASYALILCIALPFGSIAGFYGGVTDTILMRIVDVIYTIPQVLLVMLFVNARGASLINIILGIGLIGWTTEARLIRAQFLTLREQEYVKASRVAGASGPYIIMRHLLPNSLTPIIVAATFGIPTAIFIEAALSFVGVGIQPPQASWGQMVGAASTPADIISDPHMLIFPVIAIGLVMLGFTFLGDGLRDALDPKGND
- a CDS encoding ABC transporter ATP-binding protein, which codes for MAVAQTQSQSTTTPQPGGAPVLEVRNLQTHFFTRNGVVSAVDDVSFSVGAGETLGIVGESGCGKSVTSLSIMRLIPSPPGKIVGGQIILRVGDTEKDLVKLDDGALRKVRGNDIAMIFQDPMTSLNPVYTVGNQLCEPLMLHLGLSKKDAEARAIDLLRRVGIPGAEDRYHAYPHQFSGGMRQRVMIAMALACNPKVLIADEPTTALDVTIQAQILDLMVGLNKDFGTAIILITHDLGVVAEVCQRVCVMYAGKVVEEASAHDLFSAPQHPYTVGLLSSIPTLGDHVKDRLVPIGGLPPDLLNPPTGCRFAPRCSRRQAKCAEPPPLSTVGKNRRAACWFPGPSNEAARPLEDVSAS
- a CDS encoding ABC transporter ATP-binding protein, which encodes MTEQNPPAADQDLILQLTNVKKHFNIGGGFLRGRPLVIHAVDDVSFSIKRGETLGLVGESGCGKTTLGQTIVRLYEPTAGSIVFRGQEIGKLGAKQMRPHRRYLQMIFQDPSASLDPRMTVSSVISEPLNVAGWGSKKDRQDRVRELLKEVGLNSYFANRYPHEFSGGQRQRIGIARALALSPELVVCDEPVSALDVSIQAQVLNLMKQLQDQYNLTYLFIAHNLAVVAHIADRIGVMYLGKLVEIGDARTITENPKHPYTKALISAIPIAAPGRTRDRIILQGDVPSPANPPRGCRFHPRCPIAQPNCSVQEPLLEEKEVNHFVACHYA
- a CDS encoding peptide ABC transporter substrate-binding protein, whose amino-acid sequence is MTEHSQLDAQLSQIRESVLSGKMSRRAALKAAGAAAAVATFAAKGISNVSAQDEVVQTFYQRGYTSNPTSFDFNANLYCNGDTNAFEGVLTFDADLNPAPGWAETWESNEDASVWTFHIRPDNTGWSDGSPVTAHDYVYSWGRQLLPETAAPYASFFFDVKNAEALNTGADGVTVDDLGLKAIDDWTLEVTCEGPRGGFPLKTAYAAAWPAPKWAVEEHGELEWALGNVPLVSNGPFNLVELVPDVKWTMERNEGFWDAENISIDTYTSPIYPSANQMLLFESGSGDQQLDWAILPGADYLRYLEDPELAPTMNPYVFPGIWMMLPSNGQAPFDNPAVLKALSHAIDRDRLVTVTNGLVAPAYCMVPQGVFGFLDDPSLLGLQGYDPELAMASLVGTDFEGGQNWPEITMWMRAEEEQYNADIMANDIVDQLKQNLGMDVSIQPVPQSNFSEQLFENKWQLVFIRWWYDYPDPDNGYGDMFFSRKASGKRQAWSNDAFDDLVIQGKEAPTPEDRLAVYLQAETIIQEEVGYMPLVFRLDQNVFKPWVQNVSVNSYGQKVPDGNIYVNMLRSVTTDTRPAE
- a CDS encoding branched-chain amino acid transaminase, producing the protein MAPNHPTYLWYNGAITPWDEATVHVSEMGWSSIGAVFEGIRGYWNDDQQELHIYRLREHLERLARSMKLVHLDLEYSIDELIDAITELVRLNEHRQDTYIFPLAYTADTYFTRYDSMDVKTALQILTRPMPSHLGSGKAMHAKVSSWRRISEDVMPPRIKNISNYRNGQIARQEVAQDGYDTAIILNAQGKVSEAPGACVMFVRDGKLITPDLTSGILESITRDALIILAREVLGMPVEERVVDRTELYVADEVFLCGTAAEISPIVSVDRFTVGNGEIGPVTRQLEQAFEATLRGTESNYEHWRTQAGYASRVPA
- a CDS encoding RidA family protein: MEWRNHETPIDLVRGPWEAKGGYSRAVRVGEHLYVAGTTAMKDGKLVGPGDVIAQTRQTMSTIVNALHEAGASIGDVVRYRVYLTNIDDSAKVVPLLGEYFGAVRPAGTLVAVAALISPDMLIEIEVDAICGTASNPDDEPHHHA